The following proteins come from a genomic window of Pyxidicoccus sp. MSG2:
- a CDS encoding LEA type 2 family protein: MRSTSPLFLLSALLTLGLGCASAPTKPSGPAVLTSQETTVLSQGLTEAAVRYRAQVASPAPAVVERADYELVSDGQVVKTGSAKLDVRLVPGVPADVSFDERAPYVKSPEDLARLSTQGGTLLLALRGTLVVRSGDQEEKVPFAASRAARVPRLPTVVVAELDGARYSPEEVQINLRLGVHNPNPFPLKLEGLSFQVSVAGKSLETGTLAQADSVDASATGVYPVEVAVTRDTYGPEVKALISKGVLPYGVTGELTAPLMRVPYSLSGEVKLNVSR; encoded by the coding sequence ATGCGCTCGACTTCGCCCCTCTTCCTGCTGTCCGCCCTGCTCACCCTGGGCCTGGGGTGTGCCTCGGCTCCCACGAAACCCTCGGGCCCGGCCGTGCTCACCTCCCAGGAGACCACCGTCCTCTCCCAGGGCCTCACCGAGGCCGCCGTGCGCTACCGCGCCCAGGTGGCCAGCCCCGCCCCCGCCGTGGTGGAGCGGGCGGACTACGAGCTCGTCTCGGACGGCCAGGTGGTGAAGACGGGCAGCGCGAAGCTGGACGTGCGGCTGGTGCCGGGCGTGCCCGCGGACGTCTCCTTCGACGAGCGCGCCCCCTATGTGAAGAGCCCCGAGGACCTCGCCCGGCTGAGCACCCAGGGCGGCACGCTGCTGCTCGCGCTGCGGGGCACGCTGGTGGTGCGCTCGGGAGACCAGGAGGAGAAGGTCCCCTTCGCCGCCAGCCGCGCGGCCCGCGTGCCCCGCCTGCCCACCGTGGTGGTGGCGGAGCTGGACGGCGCGCGCTACTCGCCCGAGGAGGTCCAGATCAACCTCCGTCTGGGTGTGCACAACCCCAATCCCTTCCCGCTGAAGTTGGAGGGACTGAGTTTCCAGGTCTCCGTGGCGGGGAAGAGCCTGGAGACGGGGACGCTCGCCCAGGCGGACAGTGTGGATGCGTCCGCCACGGGGGTGTACCCGGTAGAGGTGGCGGTGACGCGGGACACGTACGGCCCGGAGGTGAAGGCGCTCATCTCCAAGGGTGTGCTGCCCTATGGGGTGACGGGCGAGCTGACCGCGCCGCTGATGCGCGTGCCCTACTCGCTGTCCGGTGAGGTGAAGCTGAACGTGTCCCGGTAG
- the aat gene encoding leucyl/phenylalanyl-tRNA--protein transferase, with translation MPIYLLSDEHPELFPPPERADKSGVLAVGGDLRPERLLAAYSRGIFPWYSEGDPILWHSPDPRFVLEPDRLHVGRSLRKTMARGDYEVRYDTAFARVIEECGRAPRPGQNGTWITDEMLRAYVTLHELGFAHSVEAWAEGELKGGLYGVSLGAVFYGESMFALAPDASKVAFVASVERFKSWGFQLVDCQVETEHLARFGAEQWPRKRFLAALARALKEPTRRGKWTDPAPTPA, from the coding sequence GTGCCCATCTACCTTCTGAGTGACGAGCACCCGGAGCTGTTCCCTCCTCCGGAGCGTGCCGACAAGAGCGGCGTGCTCGCGGTGGGAGGCGACTTGCGGCCGGAGCGGCTGCTCGCCGCGTACTCGCGCGGCATCTTCCCCTGGTACAGCGAGGGGGACCCCATCCTCTGGCACTCGCCGGACCCGCGCTTCGTGTTGGAGCCGGACCGGCTGCACGTGGGGCGCTCGCTGCGCAAGACGATGGCCCGCGGCGACTACGAGGTGCGCTACGACACGGCCTTCGCGCGCGTCATCGAGGAATGCGGCCGCGCGCCGCGCCCCGGCCAGAACGGCACGTGGATTACCGACGAGATGCTGCGCGCCTACGTCACGCTGCACGAGCTGGGCTTCGCGCACTCGGTGGAGGCGTGGGCGGAAGGCGAGCTGAAGGGCGGCCTGTACGGCGTGTCCCTGGGCGCGGTCTTCTACGGGGAGAGCATGTTCGCGCTGGCGCCGGACGCGTCGAAGGTGGCCTTCGTCGCGTCGGTGGAGCGCTTCAAGTCGTGGGGCTTCCAGCTCGTCGACTGCCAGGTGGAGACCGAGCACCTCGCGCGCTTCGGCGCGGAGCAGTGGCCGCGAAAGCGCTTCCTCGCGGCGCTCGCCCGCGCGCTGAAGGAGCCCACCCGCCGTGGGAAGTGGACGGACCCGGCGCCGACGCCGGCCTGA
- a CDS encoding hemolysin family protein, with the protein MPTWTLWVACLALCFIRALVAAAESALYGTSDLRAQELVETQPGAASRRVYRHKTNREATATALRLGTLLSGFLAAAIGAFVPPRMLDMTQYGEAPWLPVATVAAGALFVGVLASLMEVTMRGLANANPERWALRLSGVVSLLVFLLYPPMRLTLSLLNLVARTFGRTLRFEPPPPPLEELEKLLAAQAAKNEVDKSAPQLIRSIFELSDKRCRDVMVPRTDVVTVDITVSTDELLRLLAEENHSRIPVYRDDVDHIIGVLHARDIIPLLQHPELIVLQDIIRPAHFVPWLKPVGDLLRDMQKRKIHMAMVVDEYGGFMGIVTLEDILREIVGDIGDEFEVEEKQVEKMADGSFLVEASLEVDAFTQAFGFPLPEGDFDTLGGYLSSLAGHLPDVGERFTYNGWQFVVATKEGPRIDRVRMSRLKSATGKDARDGKDGREPRDGPPRDGKDAGSRDARVESVSAKN; encoded by the coding sequence ATGCCTACCTGGACCCTCTGGGTCGCCTGCCTGGCCTTGTGCTTCATCCGGGCCCTGGTCGCCGCCGCGGAGTCCGCGCTCTACGGAACGTCGGACCTGCGCGCCCAGGAGCTGGTGGAGACGCAGCCGGGCGCGGCGAGCCGCCGAGTCTATCGGCACAAGACCAACCGCGAGGCCACCGCCACCGCGCTGCGGCTGGGCACCCTGCTCAGCGGCTTCCTCGCCGCCGCCATTGGCGCCTTCGTCCCGCCCCGCATGCTGGACATGACCCAGTACGGCGAGGCCCCGTGGCTGCCCGTGGCCACCGTGGCCGCGGGCGCCCTCTTCGTGGGCGTGCTGGCCAGCCTCATGGAAGTCACCATGCGCGGCCTGGCCAACGCCAACCCGGAGCGCTGGGCGCTGCGGCTGTCCGGCGTGGTGTCGCTGCTGGTCTTCCTGCTCTACCCGCCCATGCGGCTGACGCTGAGCCTGCTCAACCTGGTGGCGCGGACGTTCGGCCGCACGCTGCGCTTCGAGCCCCCGCCCCCGCCGCTGGAGGAGCTGGAGAAGCTGCTGGCCGCGCAGGCCGCGAAGAACGAGGTGGACAAGAGCGCCCCGCAGCTCATCCGCTCCATCTTCGAGCTGTCCGACAAGCGCTGCCGCGACGTCATGGTGCCGCGCACCGACGTCGTCACGGTGGACATCACCGTCTCCACCGACGAGCTGCTGCGGCTGCTGGCCGAGGAGAACCACTCGCGAATCCCCGTCTACCGGGACGACGTGGACCACATCATCGGCGTGCTGCACGCGCGCGACATCATCCCCCTGCTCCAGCACCCGGAGCTCATCGTCCTCCAGGACATCATCCGCCCCGCCCACTTCGTGCCCTGGCTGAAGCCCGTGGGAGACCTCCTCCGGGACATGCAGAAGCGGAAGATCCACATGGCCATGGTCGTCGACGAGTACGGCGGCTTCATGGGCATCGTGACGCTGGAGGACATCCTCCGCGAAATCGTCGGCGACATCGGCGACGAGTTCGAGGTGGAGGAGAAGCAGGTGGAGAAGATGGCCGACGGCAGCTTCCTCGTGGAGGCCTCGCTGGAGGTGGATGCCTTCACCCAGGCCTTCGGCTTCCCCCTGCCCGAGGGCGACTTCGACACGCTCGGCGGCTACCTGTCGTCGCTCGCCGGCCACCTGCCGGACGTGGGCGAGCGCTTCACCTACAACGGCTGGCAGTTCGTCGTCGCCACCAAGGAGGGGCCGCGCATCGACCGCGTGCGCATGTCCCGCCTGAAGTCCGCCACCGGCAAGGACGCCCGGGACGGGAAGGACGGCCGCGAGCCCCGCGACGGCCCCCCGCGCGACGGCAAGGACGCCGGCTCCCGCGACGCGCGCGTGGAGTCCGTCTCCGCCAAGAACTGA
- a CDS encoding serine/threonine protein kinase codes for MAEAPDLGGYEVVGRLAVGGMAEVYQARARVTTQRSPGEPEEVVIKRLHPSFRSDTAYVKAFVDEAKLTVRLRHPHIVRTYRLFKAGPDYLMVQELVSGRTLGYMQELLIKAGAAMPPESALYIAWCLAKALDYIHRAKVGENGATIVHRDLNPANVLLGINGDVKLTDFGVAEVEGMMRGDAGALRGTLPYMSPEQVLGQAVDARTDLYALGVILWELWASRRLHAGDNEAELMHRVRDARVPLLSSVAPDLPDYAVQVARKALFADRARRFQTAAEFLKALEALSKRAGWPLTVEALQPLLGG; via the coding sequence GTGGCGGAAGCTCCGGACCTGGGCGGTTACGAGGTGGTCGGCCGGTTGGCTGTAGGCGGCATGGCGGAGGTGTACCAGGCACGTGCCCGGGTCACCACGCAGCGCTCGCCCGGCGAACCGGAAGAAGTCGTCATCAAGCGACTGCACCCCTCGTTCCGCAGTGACACCGCGTACGTCAAGGCGTTCGTCGACGAGGCGAAGCTGACGGTGCGCCTGCGCCACCCTCACATCGTCCGCACCTACCGCCTCTTCAAGGCGGGGCCGGACTACCTCATGGTGCAGGAGCTCGTCAGTGGCCGGACGCTCGGCTACATGCAGGAGCTGCTCATCAAGGCCGGCGCGGCCATGCCGCCCGAGTCCGCCCTCTACATCGCCTGGTGCCTGGCGAAGGCGCTCGACTACATCCACCGGGCGAAGGTGGGGGAGAACGGCGCCACCATCGTCCACCGCGACTTGAACCCGGCCAACGTGCTGCTGGGCATCAACGGCGACGTGAAGCTCACCGACTTCGGCGTGGCGGAGGTGGAGGGGATGATGCGCGGCGACGCGGGCGCGCTGCGCGGCACGCTGCCGTACATGAGCCCGGAGCAGGTGCTGGGCCAGGCGGTGGACGCGCGCACCGACTTGTACGCGCTGGGCGTCATCCTCTGGGAGTTGTGGGCCAGCCGCCGCCTGCACGCCGGGGACAACGAGGCGGAGCTGATGCACCGGGTGCGCGACGCGCGGGTGCCGCTCCTGTCGTCGGTGGCGCCGGACCTGCCGGACTACGCGGTGCAGGTGGCGCGCAAGGCGCTCTTCGCGGACCGGGCGCGGCGCTTCCAGACGGCCGCGGAGTTCCTCAAGGCGCTCGAGGCGCTGTCCAAACGCGCGGGCTGGCCCCTGACGGTGGAGGCCCTCCAGCCTCTGCTGGGCGGCTGA
- the glgA gene encoding glycogen synthase GlgA, which yields MKILFISSEVTPFSKTGGLGDVAGALPAALASLGHDVKVVTPRYRDVRDASRLTPTGQSLVVRFPSGEASGPILSTRLSENLEVLFLENEFFYGNRNGLYGDAWGEFGDNARRFAYLSVGALQAAQRLRFVPDIIHANDWQTGLVPVALQRGFRSTALSRAKSVFTIHNLAYQGQFPKGVMDELGLPWDLFTSEGGLEFYDAVNFLKGGLVFSDALTTVSPTYAREIQGPEQGYGLDGLLRRRAHRLHGILNGIDAHEWDPQADPVLPARYGPRDLQGKAVCKRELLSRFGLPDGDAPVFAIVSRLAWQKGMDLLLEVLPTALQADIRFVGIGSGEGPLEDGLRALQARYPKQLAVHLGFDAALSHLVEAGADFFLMPSRYEPCGLNQMYSLRYGTVPIVRATGGLVDTVEGGLDGTGVLFEAFHPAALLAAIRRALALYADPPRLEEFRRRGMEKDFSWSASARKYEAVYAALMAE from the coding sequence ATGAAGATTCTCTTCATCTCCTCGGAGGTGACGCCCTTCTCCAAGACGGGAGGCCTGGGAGACGTGGCTGGGGCCCTGCCCGCCGCGCTCGCCTCGCTGGGCCACGACGTGAAGGTCGTCACCCCTCGCTACCGCGACGTGCGCGACGCTTCCCGGCTCACCCCCACCGGCCAGTCCCTGGTGGTGCGCTTCCCCTCCGGCGAGGCGTCCGGCCCCATCCTCTCCACGCGCCTGTCGGAGAACCTGGAGGTCCTCTTCCTGGAGAACGAGTTCTTCTACGGGAACCGCAACGGCCTCTACGGCGACGCCTGGGGCGAGTTCGGCGACAACGCGCGGCGCTTCGCCTACCTCTCGGTGGGCGCGCTCCAGGCCGCGCAGCGGCTGCGCTTCGTCCCGGACATCATCCACGCCAACGACTGGCAGACGGGCCTGGTTCCGGTGGCGCTCCAGCGCGGCTTCCGCTCCACCGCGCTGTCCCGAGCGAAGAGCGTCTTCACCATCCACAACCTGGCCTACCAGGGGCAGTTCCCCAAGGGCGTCATGGACGAGCTGGGGTTGCCCTGGGACTTGTTCACCTCCGAGGGCGGCCTCGAGTTCTACGACGCGGTCAACTTCCTCAAGGGCGGGCTCGTCTTCTCCGACGCGCTCACCACCGTGTCGCCCACCTACGCGCGGGAAATCCAGGGGCCGGAGCAGGGCTACGGGCTGGACGGCCTGCTGCGCCGCCGCGCGCACCGGCTGCACGGCATCCTCAACGGCATCGACGCGCACGAGTGGGACCCCCAGGCGGACCCCGTCCTCCCGGCCCGCTACGGCCCGCGTGACTTGCAGGGCAAGGCGGTGTGCAAGCGCGAATTGCTCTCGCGCTTCGGGCTGCCGGACGGGGACGCGCCGGTGTTCGCCATCGTCAGCCGGCTGGCGTGGCAGAAGGGCATGGACCTGTTGCTGGAGGTGCTGCCCACCGCGCTCCAGGCGGACATCCGCTTCGTGGGCATCGGCAGCGGGGAGGGCCCGCTGGAGGACGGCCTGCGCGCGTTGCAGGCCCGTTACCCGAAGCAGCTGGCCGTGCACCTCGGGTTCGACGCGGCGCTGTCGCACCTGGTGGAGGCCGGGGCGGACTTCTTCCTCATGCCCAGCCGGTACGAGCCGTGCGGGCTGAACCAGATGTATTCGCTGCGTTACGGGACGGTTCCCATCGTCCGGGCCACGGGGGGGCTGGTGGACACCGTGGAGGGCGGGCTGGACGGCACCGGCGTCCTCTTCGAGGCCTTCCACCCGGCCGCCCTCCTGGCGGCCATCCGCCGGGCCCTGGCCCTCTACGCGGACCCACCCCGGCTGGAGGAGTTCCGGCGCCGGGGCATGGAGAAGGACTTCTCCTGGAGCGCTTCCGCCCGGAAATACGAGGCCGTCTACGCCGCCCTCATGGCTGAATAG
- the pdxH gene encoding pyridoxamine 5'-phosphate oxidase translates to MHIPPDPIQRFADLFERAKKAVPVDPNAMVVATVGDDGRPSARVVLLKDFDARGFVFFTNYESRKGRELLAHPFAALCFHWAPLEEQVRVEGRVERVSDAEADAYFRSRAHGSQVGAWASLQSRPLPSREELDARVAEVEARHAGKEVPRPPNWSGFRVVPDRIEFWHSRPSRLHDRHVYLREGDGWRTQMLYP, encoded by the coding sequence GTGCATATTCCACCGGACCCCATCCAGCGTTTCGCGGACCTCTTCGAGCGGGCGAAGAAGGCCGTCCCCGTGGACCCCAACGCCATGGTGGTCGCCACCGTCGGCGATGACGGACGCCCCAGCGCTCGCGTGGTGCTGCTGAAGGACTTCGATGCGCGCGGCTTCGTCTTCTTCACCAACTACGAGAGCCGCAAGGGCCGCGAGTTGCTGGCACACCCCTTCGCAGCGCTGTGCTTCCACTGGGCCCCACTGGAGGAGCAGGTGAGGGTGGAGGGCCGGGTGGAGCGCGTGTCCGACGCGGAGGCGGACGCGTACTTCCGCAGCCGGGCGCACGGCAGCCAGGTGGGCGCGTGGGCCAGCCTCCAGAGCCGCCCCCTGCCCTCCCGCGAAGAGCTGGACGCGCGGGTGGCGGAGGTGGAGGCGCGCCACGCCGGCAAGGAGGTGCCCCGCCCGCCGAACTGGTCCGGCTTCCGCGTGGTGCCGGACCGCATCGAGTTCTGGCACTCCCGCCCCAGCCGGCTCCACGACAGGCACGTCTACCTGCGCGAGGGGGACGGCTGGCGCACGCAGATGCTGTACCCGTAG
- a CDS encoding SDR family oxidoreductase yields the protein MRYVITGASRGIGLEFVHQLLRRGDTVDAGVRSPEGAKRLEPLAREVGNRLRIHALDVEDAASIRSFAADVCAAPVDVLINNAGVPGLWCALTDVDYVDMARTFAVNALGPLRVTSALLPALRRGAARKVAHVSSRMGSVADNTEGGAYAYRMSKAALNMGVRTLANDLRAEGFTTVVLHPGWVQTDMGGPQAPLPASDSVHGLLRIIDGMGPEHTGRFFDYQGAEVPW from the coding sequence ATGCGCTACGTCATCACTGGAGCAAGCCGGGGAATCGGTCTCGAGTTCGTCCATCAGCTCCTGCGAAGAGGGGACACCGTCGACGCGGGAGTGCGCTCGCCCGAGGGTGCGAAGCGGCTGGAGCCGCTGGCCCGCGAGGTGGGCAACCGCCTGCGCATCCACGCGCTCGACGTGGAGGACGCCGCCAGCATCCGCTCGTTCGCCGCGGACGTCTGCGCCGCGCCGGTGGACGTGCTCATCAACAACGCCGGTGTGCCCGGCCTGTGGTGCGCCCTCACCGACGTGGACTACGTGGACATGGCACGCACCTTCGCCGTCAACGCCCTGGGGCCGTTGCGCGTCACCTCCGCGCTCTTGCCCGCGCTGCGCCGCGGCGCAGCGCGCAAGGTGGCCCATGTCAGCTCGCGCATGGGCTCGGTCGCCGACAACACCGAGGGTGGCGCCTACGCGTACCGCATGTCCAAGGCCGCGCTGAACATGGGCGTGCGCACCCTGGCCAATGACTTGCGCGCGGAGGGCTTCACCACCGTGGTGCTCCACCCCGGCTGGGTGCAGACGGACATGGGCGGGCCGCAGGCGCCCCTGCCGGCGTCGGACTCCGTGCACGGCCTGCTGCGCATCATCGACGGCATGGGGCCGGAGCACACCGGCCGCTTCTTCGACTACCAGGGCGCGGAAGTCCCCTGGTAG